One region of Parambassis ranga chromosome 12, fParRan2.1, whole genome shotgun sequence genomic DNA includes:
- the nkx6.1 gene encoding homeobox protein Nkx-6.1, which produces MLAVGQMDGSRQSAFLLSPPPLAALHSMAEMKTPLYPAYPLSSTGPNSSTSPATTSPNPGGMAVSSPGIKSSAGLSSGLGSPQQCSSATPHGINDILNRPTASSAGTTAAVAVAAAAASSSAGILSGLPRFSSLSPPPPPGLYFSPGAAAVAVARYPKPLADLPGRTPIFWPGVMQSPHWRDARFACSNQGSVLLDKDGKRKHTRPTFSGQQIFALEKTFEQTKYLAGPERARLAYSLGMTESQVKVWFQNRRTKWRKKHAAEMASAKKKQDSETERLKGTSDIEDEDDDYNKPLDPNSDDEKITQLLKKHKPGSALLLHAAEADSS; this is translated from the exons ATGTTAGCGGTGGGTCAGATGGACGGGTCCCGACAGAGCGccttcctcctcagcccccCTCCTCTGGCGGCTCTGCACAGCATGGCCGAGATGAAGACCCCGCTGTACCCGGCCTACCCGCTCTCCTCCACCGGACCCAACTCCTCCACTTCCCCGGCCACCACCTCCCCGAACCCGGGCGGCATGGCCGTGTCCTCCCCGGGGATCAAGAGCTCCGCGGGGCTGTCCTCGGGGCTCGGCTCCCCGCAGCAGTGCTCCTCCGCCACCCCGCACGGAATTAACGACATCCTGAACCGGCCCACGGCGTCCTCGGCCGGGACCACCGCCGCCGTGGCCGTGGCGGCCGCCGCAGCCTCCTCCTCGGCCGGGATTCTGTCAGGACTGCCCCGGTTCAGCAGCCTCAGCCCCCCGCCGCCTCCAGGACTTTACTTCAGCCCCGGCGCGGCGGCGGTGGCGGTGGCCCGGTACCCGAAGCCCCTGGCGGACCTCCCGGGCAGGACGCCGATCTTCTGGCCGGGGGTCATGCAGAGCCCGCACTGGAGGGACGCCCGGTTCGCGTGCTCCA acCAGGGATCCGTCTTACTGGACAAAGACGGCAAGCGGAAGCACACGCGGCCCACCTTCTCCGGGCAGCAGATCTTCGCGCTGGAAAAAACTTTCGAACAGACCAAGTACCTGGCGGGACCGGAGCGCGCCCGGCTGGCCTACAGCCTGGGCATGACGGAGAGCCAGGTCAAG gtgtggTTCCAGAACAGACGGACCAAGTGGCGGAAGAAGCACGCGGCGGAGATGGCCTCGGCCAAGAAGAAGCAGGACTCAGAGACGGAGCGGCTGAAGGGGACGTCGGACATCGAGGACGAGGACGACGACTACAACAAACCGCTGGACCCGAACTCTGACGACGAGAagatcacacagctgctgaagaAACACAAACCGGGCTCCGCGCTGCTGCTGCACGCGGCAGAGGCCGACAGCTCCTAA
- the rpl17 gene encoding large ribosomal subunit protein uL22, with the protein MVRYSLDPENPTKSCKSRGSNLRVHFKNTRETAQAIKGMHIRKANKYLRDVIVKRQCVPFRRYNGGVGRCAQAKQFDWTQGRWPKKSAEFLLHMLKNAESNAELKGLDVDSLVIEHIQVNKAPKMRRRTYRAHGRINPYMSSPCHIEMILTEKEQIVPKPEEEVAQKKKVSQKKLKKQKLMARE; encoded by the exons ATGGTCCGCTACTCTCTCGACCCCGAGAACCCGACTAAAT CATGCAAGTCGAGGGGCTCCAACCTCCGGGTTCACTTCAAG AACACCCGTGAGACAGCCCAGGCCATCAAAGGCATGCACATCCGCAAGGCCAACAAGTACCTGAGGGACGTCATCGTCAAGCGCCAGTGTGTCCCCTTCCGTCGCTACAACGGTGGTGTAGGACGCTGCGCTCAG GCCAAACAGTTCGACTGGACGCAGGGACGCTGGCCCAAGAAGAGCGCCGAGTTCCTCCTGCACATGCTCAAAAATGCTGAGAGCAACGCTGAGCTGAAG GGTCTGGATGTGGACTCTCTGGTTATCGAGCACATCCAGGTCAACAAGGCCCCCAAGATGAGGAGGCGTACGTACCGCGCTCACGGCCGCATCAACCCCTACATGAGCTCTCCGTGCCACATCGAGATGATCCTGACGGAGAAGGAGCAGATCGTCCCCaaaccagaggaggaggtcgcCCAGAAGAAAAAG gtttcacagaagaagctgaagaagcagaaactgATGGCACGCGagtaa